Below is a window of Desulfobacterales bacterium DNA.
AGGCTATTTAGAGACTTAGCCGAAGCATCAATGCGTCTTGTCATAGGCGATAGAAGTATTAATGATGTCATTAGTGGACGTGATGAGATTTCCCATGCAGCAAAACGAATTCTTCAAGATGAATTAGATAAGAGTGAAACAGGCATACATATTTTAACAATAGAACTCACAAAAACAGACGTTCCTGAACCTGTCCGACCTTCATTTAATGAAGTTAATGAAGCTACCCAAGAAAAAGAAAGACTTATTTATAAAGCAAAGGAAGATTACAATAAAGAAATACCTTCTGCTATGGGAGAAGCTGAAAGAATAATCAGCGTATCAGAAGGTTATGCGTTTGATAGAATAAACCGGTCTGAAGGAGATGCTGAAAGATTTTTAGCTCTTTATAATGAATATGCCAAATTCAAGGACGTAACTAAAAGGCGATTATATCTTGAAATGATAAAAGAAGTTCTTCCTAAAGTAGGAAAAAAATATATAGTTGATCCAAATAATAAATTGATACCTTTAATTAACTTCGGCAAAATAAGTGGTGAAACAGAATGAGTCCAAAATCCTTTTCATTGTTAACATTTTTGGGATTAATATTATTAATTCTTTATAATTCTATTTTTATAGTTGATGAAACTCAGCAGGTAGTAGTAACTCAATTTGGAAAAGTAGTTGGTGAACCAATTAAAAATCCTGGATACTATTTTAAAATTCCTTTTTTGCATACTCCGAATTATTTTTTAAAAAATATACAGGAATGGGATGGTTCTCCGTCTCAGGATCCAAGTCAAATTCCTACCTTTGATAAAACTTATATCTGGGTTGATACCTTTGCAAAGTGGAAAATAGTTGATCCGATAAAATTTTTTCAAACTATGAATGATATTTCTACAGCTAATGCGAGACTTGATGATATACTTGATGCTTCATTAAGAAATGTCATTACTTCCCATAGGCTTATAGAAGCGGTAAGAAATACTAATAATGATCTTAATGCCCTCGAGTTAGGTAACGAAGACGAAAAAAGCATGACAGCTTCCTATAAAATTGAAGCTGGTAGAGTAAAAATAACATTAGCTATATTGGAGCAAGCTAAACCTAAACTTGAGGAATTTGGAATAGAACTTCTTGATATAAAGATAAAACGAATAAACTACGTCGAAAAAGTAAGAGAATCTGTATACGGAAGAATGATAGCTGAAAGAAAGCAGATAGCTGAAAAATTTAGATCTGAAGGCCAAGGTGAAGCTAAAAAAATCTTAGGCGAAAAAGAAAGAGAATTAAAAAAAATATATTCTGAAGCTTATAAAAGTGCTCAAAAAATAATGGGCGCGGCGGATGCAAAAGCAGCCGAAGTTTATTCAAAAGCTTACAATGTTGATCCTGAATTTTATTCTTTTGTAAAAACCCTTGATACTTATTCCTCAACCTTAGGTGAAAAAACAGAGCTTATTCTTTCAACTGATAGCGAGTTTTTTAAATATCTAAATCAAATTCCTTAGGCATAGAAATTAAATAACATCTTAGTTACTATAGTTTTTAAGAAAAGTAAATTGGAAAAATTAAATAAACGTCGTAGGACGTCATTCCGGAAAAAATTGAAAAATGAATATTTTTCAATTTTAATCCGGAATCCAGAATAAAAGTCTTCATATTCCCCGGAATGACGATAATCCAAAATACTTTTTTTAAATACTGTATCTATATGTAATGATATGTTTTGAGATTATATTTCAAGCACTTTTTTAAATCAAAAATTTGTTAACAATAAAGGGATTTTATTAATGTATAACAAGCAAAATGGGATAGATAAAAAGATTGGGGGCGATCTGGCTTTAAGAGTTTTGGAACAGATTCCAACACCAGTTATGGCTGTTAATCGTGATCTTAAAATTATTTTTTTAAACGAAGCTGGTTGTAAGTTAGTCGGACAAAATTGGGAGAAGATTCAAGGCCGTTATTGTTATGATCTTTTCAATTCACTTCATTGTAAAACTCCAGAATGCCGAATGCAAAAAATTATGGAGGGTGGCGATTCCTGTACTGCGCGAAATGAGGTAAAAATCAACGAAAGAAAGGTGGCTATCGAATATACGACTGCGGCTCTTAAGGATGAGAATGGTAATATAGTTGGTGGCCTGGAATATATACTTGATATTACCGAGAGAGTTAGGCAGGAGCAGAAACTACGAGAACAGAGCCGTATTATTGTTGAAATTTCAACTCCAGCCATTAAACTCTGGAACCGTATCGTTGTCCTTCCTGTTGTTGGTGTAGTGGACTCAGCGCGTGCCCAGCAAATGATGGAAACAATGCTGAAAAAAATTACAGAAACCTCTTCGAAAGTTATCATCCTTGACATTCAAGGTGTTGCAGCTGTTGATACTGCCGTTGCTAACCATTTAATTAAAATCGCCAAGGCTACCAAGTTGATGGGATGTCGTTGTATTGTTTCAGGTATATCGCCCGCTGTGGCTCAGACAATTGTACAACTTGGAATCGATCTTGGAGAAATTATTACCAATTCTACATTAGAAGACGCATTATCTGATGCTTTCTCCTTGCTGAATCTCGAGGTCACTAAAAAAAAATAACATTAATGGTCCGAGAGGGATATATTGAAAATGAATGACAGCTCATTTTTATCCGGGCTTAAAATACAGATAGTTAATAATTGTCTACTTGTTCCAGTTAATGGTGCGATAGATGATGATTCTGTTATTGAGCTTAGAAAAAAAATTTTGGAAAAAGTTAAAGCAACTTGCGCAAAAGGAGTGCTAATTGACCTTGCTTCTGTAAAGGTCATTGATGCGTTTACTTTTTCAATTCTTGTGGAGACTGCGCGTATGATATCAATATTAGGCGCAAGGGTTATCTTTATTGGAATTCAGGCAGGAGTCGCATCAGCTCTTGTCGATCTTGATGTTGATTTTGGAAATATATATACTGGAGTAACAATGGAAGATGGGTTTGATATGCTACAATCTAAATAGCGCTGTCGAGGAAATCTGTATTGAAATAGAAGACCCTTCCGATAATGCTCATGTGATTTATACGACAAGGCGACTTGCTGCCCAGGCTGGATTCAATGAAACAATGCAGGTTTTAATTGCTACAGCAGCATCTGAACTCTCCACCAATATAATCCGCTATGCCAAGAAAGGCAAAGTTACTCTAAAGATAATCCAAGATATAAACAGCAAAGGTATCGAGATCATAGCACAAGATAAAGGACCAGGTATTGATAATATTAATCAGGCAATGCAGGAACATTTCAGCACCGGCAATGGGCTTGGACTTGGGCTCCCAAGCGTGCAAAGAATCATGGATGAATTTGATATTCAATCTAAACTTAATCATGGCACATGCATTATTGGCAGAAAATGGAGAAAAAATGCACGAAATTGATTATTATATAGTAAAACGGTCATTTACAGGTTGGGACGATGAATGTGGTGATACCGGCGTTGTATGGATATACAAAAAACAGTGTTTTATAGCACTTATTGATGTACTTGGACATGGTCCTGAGGCGCATGAAGTTGCAGTTCTTGCCGAGAATTACATACTTGAACACCATCACCAGAGTTTAGTTGATATCATGAACGGGTTACACGTCCATTTAAAGGGAACAAGGGGAGCTGTAGCTGCTATGTGTCGTATTAACCTTATAGATGATATATTAAATTATATAATCGTGGGAAACATCAGCGTAAGATTGTATGGTACTAACCCATTGAGACTTATTTCAAGAGATGGCATTGTAGGATATATGATTACGAATCCTAAAGAAGCTCAAATTAAGCTGTATCCAGGAGATATTATAGTTTTATCTTCCGATGGTTTACGGGAACACTTTAATTTGGAAGATTGTCCTGGTATTTTAACAGGATCAGCAAAAAATATTGCAAGCGAAATGCTAAATTTTTTAGATAAAGGGAATGACGATGCTTCATGCATAGTCTTGAGGTATGGAATATGATTGAATTTGGTGTATTAAAGTTAGATAGTACAGAATCTTTTAAGGCGGCTGTAAAAAAAATACAAAATTTATCAGAATCATTGGGATATGATGAGATTCGTTCTACACGTATTACCACGATCTTCTCTGAACTTGTTCGAATAGGTTTTAAAAGACGTTCAGTCGTAGATATTGCTATCGGCATTAAAAACTATAGCAATCGAAATGGACTGTCTGTGATCTTTACTTATGCGGATACAGTTTTACCAAATCCGTCCGCTTCTCGTTTCTTCGATTTCTATGAAATAGACAAATTGGATGGCAAGTCCATCAAAATATCCGGATTTATCTATTTACCAGATTCCTGTTTTAATCTTTCAGCAGATTTTATTAAAAAACAAAAGGATATACTATCTCAATCTTCTCGAGAAGAGCTTTTAAGTGATCTTCTTAAAAAAAATGAAGAGCTCAAAGTATCTGCTGAAGAAATTCAAATTGCAAAGGAGCGAGCAGAAAATGCGACCGATGAACTTAAGGATCAGGTTAAAGAACTCGCAAAGACTCGGCGCGCAACTCTAAATATTATGGAAGATCTTGAAGAAGCCAAAAGGGAAGCTGAAGGTGCCACTAAGGCTAAAAGCGATTTTTTAGCAAACATGAGTCATGAAATACGAACTCCAATGAACGCTATCATTGGTTTAAGTCATCTGACACTTAAAACCGAACTTTCACCCAAACAAAGAGATTTTATAACCAAAATTCACCTCTCTGGCCAAAATCTTTTGGGTATTATTAACGATATTTTGGACTTTTCCAAAATCGAAGCTGGCAAGCTAAATATGGAAGTTATTGATTTTGATTTAAGCGAAGTATTAGATAATTTAGCAAACCTTGTAACTTTAAAAACTCAAGAGAAAGGACTCGAGTTAGTTTTCGCTGTTGACTCAAATGTGCCTTATGCTTTGAAAGGTGACCCTCTACGTTTAGGTCAGATTTTATTAAATCTTTGCAATAACGCTGTCAAGTTTACAGAAAAAGGCGAAATTATCGTAGCTATAAAAGCGATTCAATTGGAAAAAGAATCCGCATTTATTAAGTTTTCCGTACAGGATACTGGTATAGGCTTGACCGAAGAACAGCGAGGAAAATTATTTCAATCCTTTCAGCAGGCAGATGCATCTACTACTCGTAAATACGGAGGAACAGGCTTAGGTTTGACTATTAGCAAAAAATTATCTGAAATGATGGGCGGAGAGATTGGAGTGGACAGTATGCCCGGAAAAGGAAGCACATTTTGGTTTACTGCTAAATTAGGCAGACATGAAAAAATTCAGGAAAGAATCAATATAATTCCAGAAGCACTTAATGGACTTAGAGTTTTTGTTGTAGATGATAGCTACGTCTGTTGTGAAGTGCTTAAAAGCTATTTAGAGAAATTTAATTTTCAGATAGATATTGCATCCTCTGGCGAACAAGCTATAGAAAAGATTAAAGCTGAGGATGCTTTGGGGAAAAAGTCTTATGATATAGTTTTTATAGACTGGCAGATGCCGGGTATGGATGGCATCGAAGCATCAAAACAAATCAAGCAGGGGCTTAAGCTGGTTAATATTCCCAAGATTATCATGGTAACAGGATATGGACGAGAAGACGTTATAAACCAAGCTAAACAAATTAATTTAGATGGGTTCCTATTAAAACCTGTGACCCAGTCGCTTTTATTTGATGCAATTATTGGGGCATTTGGACACACTGTAGAACGGAAAATCGAAATGGGTAAAAGAAAAATCGATTTACCAGATGG
It encodes the following:
- the hflC gene encoding protease modulator HflC is translated as MSPKSFSLLTFLGLILLILYNSIFIVDETQQVVVTQFGKVVGEPIKNPGYYFKIPFLHTPNYFLKNIQEWDGSPSQDPSQIPTFDKTYIWVDTFAKWKIVDPIKFFQTMNDISTANARLDDILDASLRNVITSHRLIEAVRNTNNDLNALELGNEDEKSMTASYKIEAGRVKITLAILEQAKPKLEEFGIELLDIKIKRINYVEKVRESVYGRMIAERKQIAEKFRSEGQGEAKKILGEKERELKKIYSEAYKSAQKIMGAADAKAAEVYSKAYNVDPEFYSFVKTLDTYSSTLGEKTELILSTDSEFFKYLNQIP
- a CDS encoding STAS domain-containing protein, giving the protein MNDSSFLSGLKIQIVNNCLLVPVNGAIDDDSVIELRKKILEKVKATCAKGVLIDLASVKVIDAFTFSILVETARMISILGARVIFIGIQAGVASALVDLDVDFGNIYTGVTMEDGFDMLQSK
- a CDS encoding SpoIIE family protein phosphatase codes for the protein MHEIDYYIVKRSFTGWDDECGDTGVVWIYKKQCFIALIDVLGHGPEAHEVAVLAENYILEHHHQSLVDIMNGLHVHLKGTRGAVAAMCRINLIDDILNYIIVGNISVRLYGTNPLRLISRDGIVGYMITNPKEAQIKLYPGDIIVLSSDGLREHFNLEDCPGILTGSAKNIASEMLNFLDKGNDDASCIVLRYGI
- a CDS encoding PAS domain-containing protein, with protein sequence MYNKQNGIDKKIGGDLALRVLEQIPTPVMAVNRDLKIIFLNEAGCKLVGQNWEKIQGRYCYDLFNSLHCKTPECRMQKIMEGGDSCTARNEVKINERKVAIEYTTAALKDENGNIVGGLEYILDITERVRQEQKLREQSRIIVEISTPAIKLWNRIVVLPVVGVVDSARAQQMMETMLKKITETSSKVIILDIQGVAAVDTAVANHLIKIAKATKLMGCRCIVSGISPAVAQTIVQLGIDLGEIITNSTLEDALSDAFSLLNLEVTKKK
- the hflK gene encoding FtsH protease activity modulator HflK, translating into MSWDWDKLQKSKDQFQNKDSIGLPPQMDEVFNKFKNGNSLSLLIIFLVIIYFASSMIYAVGVDEVGVIQRFGAYVGKAYPGLNIKFPTGIDKVTKVKVERIYKEEFGNISAGKKNSSAEETSNVSLMLTGDLNVVVVPWTVQYKIKDPYAYLFKVDNVNRLFRDLAEASMRLVIGDRSINDVISGRDEISHAAKRILQDELDKSETGIHILTIELTKTDVPEPVRPSFNEVNEATQEKERLIYKAKEDYNKEIPSAMGEAERIISVSEGYAFDRINRSEGDAERFLALYNEYAKFKDVTKRRLYLEMIKEVLPKVGKKYIVDPNNKLIPLINFGKISGETE
- a CDS encoding response regulator produces the protein MHSLEVWNMIEFGVLKLDSTESFKAAVKKIQNLSESLGYDEIRSTRITTIFSELVRIGFKRRSVVDIAIGIKNYSNRNGLSVIFTYADTVLPNPSASRFFDFYEIDKLDGKSIKISGFIYLPDSCFNLSADFIKKQKDILSQSSREELLSDLLKKNEELKVSAEEIQIAKERAENATDELKDQVKELAKTRRATLNIMEDLEEAKREAEGATKAKSDFLANMSHEIRTPMNAIIGLSHLTLKTELSPKQRDFITKIHLSGQNLLGIINDILDFSKIEAGKLNMEVIDFDLSEVLDNLANLVTLKTQEKGLELVFAVDSNVPYALKGDPLRLGQILLNLCNNAVKFTEKGEIIVAIKAIQLEKESAFIKFSVQDTGIGLTEEQRGKLFQSFQQADASTTRKYGGTGLGLTISKKLSEMMGGEIGVDSMPGKGSTFWFTAKLGRHEKIQERINIIPEALNGLRVFVVDDSYVCCEVLKSYLEKFNFQIDIASSGEQAIEKIKAEDALGKKSYDIVFIDWQMPGMDGIEASKQIKQGLKLVNIPKIIMVTGYGREDVINQAKQINLDGFLLKPVTQSLLFDAIIGAFGHTVERKIEMGKRKIDLPDGFDNIRGANLLLVEDNEINQQLAVELLSDEGFCITVAQNGQIGLNKFKAAPDDNQYDVVLMDLQMPIMDGRTATIEIRKWENQNQRESTPIIAMTADAISGVREDVLRIGMNDYVTKPIDPSEVFKALLRWIKPKKRVLPENYANRVEDKAEDKTHQIILPHLVGINTEVGLSRVGGNMKLYINLLSKFYLDNQNITANIQDALAKGDQELAVRLAHTVKGVAGTIGAQVLQSIAGEMEAALKSDIQKNHEDIIGQFDSALQIVLKTLTSIHSMQADSSNKQEGSKQGDSKQMMLLLNKLKPFMQKKKPKPCKEVMAEITVFSWPENINSQINEMDKLIGKYKFKEAEEIIDKLMENEM
- a CDS encoding anti-sigma regulatory factor, with product MCYNLNSAVEEICIEIEDPSDNAHVIYTTRRLAAQAGFNETMQVLIATAASELSTNIIRYAKKGKVTLKIIQDINSKGIEIIAQDKGPGIDNINQAMQEHFSTGNGLGLGLPSVQRIMDEFDIQSKLNHGTCIIGRKWRKNARN